CGCCAACCGTGACGTCGACGCCTACGGGCCGGACGCCGAGCAGCTCGACGTCACCCGCGACCCGCGGCACGTCCTGACCTTCGCCCACGGTGCGCACCACTGTCTCGGCGCCGCCGCCGCCCGGATGATGGGCCGGGTCACCCTGGAGGAGCTGCTGACCCGCATCCCCGACTTCGCCGTCGACCACGACGCCGTGACGTGGGCCGACGGAGCCTACGTCCGCCGACCCACCCGCGTCCCCTTCACCGTGCTGGGGACCGGCTGATCCGCCGGCCCCGCGCCGGCCTCAGGCCTTGTCCTGCATGCTCGAGCGGGCCTTGTTCGCCTGCTCACCGGCCTTCGGGTCCGTCTCGTCGGCCTTGGCACGCACACCTGACTCGACCGCGGAACCGAGGTCGGCATCGACGTTGCGCCAGTACTCGAACGCGCGCTGGAGCACCGGCTCGCTCACCCCGTTCAGCAGGTGCCCGACGATGTTGTCGACCAGCCGTCCGCGGGCGGCCTCGTCCATGACCTCGCGGACGAGCGTGCCCGCCTGCGACCAGTCGTCATCGTCCTCGCGCAACGTGTAGGCCGTGCGGACCATCTCGCCGTCCGCGGCCCAGCGTCCGCCGTCGTCGGTCCGCTGCGGGTCGGCCGCCGGGCCGCCGTAGGAGTTCGGCGCGTAGACCGGGTCGGTCGCGTGGGCGATCCGCATCGCCCCGTCCTTGGAGTACGCGTGCACCGGCGACTTCGGGGCGTTGACCGGGATCTGCTTGTAGTTCACGCCCAGGCGCGCCCGGTGGGCGTCGGCGTAGCTGAACCCGCGGGCGAGCAGCATCTTGTCCGGCGAGAGCCCGGTGCCGGGCACGATGTTGTTCGGCTCGAACGCCGCCTGCTCGATCTGGGCGTGGTAGTCCTCGACGTTGCGGTTGAGCGTCAGCTTCCCGACCTCCTGCAGCGGGTAGTCCGCGTGCGGCCACACCTTCGTGAGGTCGAACGGGTTGATCCGGTAGGTCTTCGCGTCGTCGAACGGCATGATCTGCACGTGCAGGGTCCAGCTGGGGAACTCCCCGGCCTCGAGGTGCTCGAAGAGGTCGCGCTGGTGGTAGTCGGTGTCGGCCGACGCCATCTGGTCGGCCTCGTCCTGGTTGAACGTCTCGATGCCCTGGTCGGTCTTGAAGTGGTACTTGACCCAGAAGTGCTCACCGGCCGCGTTGATCCAGGAGTAGGTGTGGCTGGAGTAGCCGTTCATGTGCCGCCACGTGCGCGGGATGCCGCGGTCACCCATCAACCACGTGACCTGGTGGGCCGACTCCGGGGTGAGGGTCCAGAAGTCCCACTGCATGTCGTGGTCGCGCAGGTTGTTCGCGGCGCGGCGCTTCTGCGAACGGATGAAGTGCTGGAACTTCATCGGGTCGCGCACGAAGAACACCGGCGTGTTGTTGCCGACCATGTCCCAGTTGCCCTCGCTGGTGAAGAACTTGAGGGAGAAGCCGCGCGGGTCACGCCAGGTGTCGGGGCTGCCACGCTCGCCGGCCACGGTCGAGAACCGCGCGAGGACCTCGGTCGTCGTGCCCGGGGCGAACACCGCCGCCCGCGTGAAGGCCGAGACGTCCTGTGTGACCTCGAACGTGCCGAAGGCACCGCCACCCTTGGCATGCGGCTGGCGCTCCGGGATGCGCTCGCGGTTGAAGTTCGCCATCTGCTCGATCAGGTAGTGGTCCTGCAGCAGCAGCGGTCCGTCGGGGCCGACCGACAGCGAGCGCTCGTCGCTGGCGACGGGCACGCCTCCGTCGGTCGTGGTGGCGGGTCGCTGGTCCTCGTCGGTCATGGGAGCTCCTCGTTCGACAACGGTCGTCGGTCGGGTACCCACCCGAGCCGGGGACCACACCCCTCGGCGGTGACGAGTCGGCGGTCACCGCACGACCTCCCTGCACGAGATCCGCTGGCGGATCCGCGGGACCGTGGGATCCTCGACCCATGCATCGTGAGCTGCGGGTCACCGGGGTGCCCCGCAGCCACCACGCCGGGGCCGCACCTGCCGGCCTGGGGTTCGGCCCGACCGGACGCCGGCTCACCTCGTCATGACCGGCGACGGACTTCCGTGGCCCTCCTGGCACCACGCGGCGATCGCCAGCGCCATCAGTGCCCTGGCGTGGCTGCTGCTCCGCCGCGCGCGTCCCACGCGGTTCCGCACCGAGGCGCTGCCGGCGCTGCACGAGTTCGCGCTCATCGCCGGCCTCTACTCGATCTGGCGGATCGCCCGACAGCTCCCGTTCACGCACGAGGCCGGTGCCCTGGACCGTGCCCGGCAGATCGACCGGCTGCAGAACGCCCTGCACCTGCCGACCGAGATCTCGATGCAGCAGCTCGTCCTGGCCGACGAATGGCTGGCGCGCCTCACGAACGGCTACTACGCCGTGCTCCACGTGCCCGGCCTGCTGCTGTTCCTGGTGTGGCTGTTCGTCCGCCACCGCGACCGGTTCCCGCACTGGCGCAACGGCCTGGCCTTCGTCACCCTCGGCTGCCTGGTCATCCGGTTCGTGCGGGTCGCGCCACCGCGATTCATCGAGGAGCTGGGCTTCGTCGACCTGTCCGATCGCTTCGGGTTCAGGGTCTACGGCTCCGGCGGGGAGGGGGTCTCCGACCAGTTCGCGGCGATGCCGTCGATCCACGTGGCCTGGGCCGCCGTGGTCGCTCTGGGCATCTTCACCTCGACCACGAGCCGCTGGCGGTGGGTCTTCGTGGCGCACCTGCCGCTCACCTTCTTCGTCGTGGCAGCGACCGGTCACCACTGGTGGCTCGACGGCATCGTGGCGGTCGCCCTGCTCTGGGCCGGGCTGAGGCTCGACACCTTCTTCCGTTCACGGAGGGCACGATCGACGCGGATGCCGGCCGTCGCCGAGGTCAACGCGGCCTGAACTCGACTCCTCCATGGCGTGACAGTCCGTCGGCTGCGAAGACACGCGGCCCCGGCTCCAGAAGCCCAGCTCGCCCTGTTGACAACAGCGCTCGACCACCTGAATACTTGCGTGCGCAAGCAGATTGGCCGCAGTCCTTCCGCCGCCTGCCCCGCGTCCTCATCGCAACGATCAGGTCGCGCGACCAGCGCGACAGTCCCAGGAGCGAAGTGTGAGCAACCCCCACGCGCTACGGCTCATCCCCCCGGCTCCGGACGCCGCTGCGGAGGGGCGGTCCGATCTCCGGCCAGGCGACGGCTCTCATCGCGGCAGCGAATGCCACGAGGTCGATGTCCTGCAGATGGTCCATCACGTGCTCCCGGACGCTGCGGAGGTGCGCGGGCCACGCGTCGCGGAGACACGTCATCCCCGCGGGTGTGATGACGGCAACCTGCCCCCGACCGTCCTCGGAGCACCGGACCCGCTTCACCAGGCCCTCGCGCTCCAGGCGGCCGACCGCTCGGGTGAGGCCGCTCACCGAGATGGAGACATAGTTGGCGAGCTGGCTCATCCGCAGAGACGTCTCGGGCGCCTCCGAGAGGTACATCAGGATCGTGTACTCGGTGCCGCTGATGCCGTACGCCTGGGTCAGGTCGGCATCCACCACGCGTGGAATGACCAGCACGGCCCGAGCCAACGCACGCCACGCCGCCTCCTCCTCGACGGACAGAGGGGAGGGATCGCCCGGTGCACGCGGATCGGCCATGAACGGTCACGCTAGCCCCCACTACTTGACGAGGCAAACACCGCGTGCGGGACGGACCCGCCGCCGCGGGACGTGCCATGACCGACTCGACTGCGAAGGACCGACATGACCCGCAAGACGTATCCAGGACCACTCGTCAGCGTCTCGTTCGACGGCGAGATCTGCCAGCACGCCGCCGAGTGCGTCCGCGGCTTCCCCGAGGTCTTCGACGTGGCCAGGCGACCCTGGATCGACCCCACCCGGGCCGACACCGAACCAGCGGCCGAACGGCTGCGAGAGGTCATCGGCCGCTGCCCGTCGGGCGCGCTCGAGATCGTTGAGTCCGGCAGCTCACCTGCCGGAGAGGAGAACTGATGACGACGGACATCGACTCACCGCAGGCGTGGCCGCGACTGCGGGTCTCCGACTGGACCGACACCCGCGAGACCCTGCACATGTGGACCCAGGTCGTCGGCAAGATCCGGCTCTCGCAAGCACCCTTGGTCAACCACTGGTGGCAGGTCACCCTGTACGTCAGTCCCCGCGGTCTGACCACCGGCGCGATCCCCTACCGCGGCGGGTCGTTCGACCTCGAGTTCGACTTCGTCGAGCACCAGCTGCGGGTGCGCAGCAGCGCCGGCGGTGAGCGGCTGGTCGCACTGTCGCCGAAGTCGGTCGCCGACTTCTACCTCGAGACGATGACCGCTCTCGACGAGCTCGGGATCGACGTGGTCATCGACGTCCGGCCCAACGAGGTGGACCCGGCGACCCCGTTCCCCGAGGACCACGGACACTGCACCTACGACCCCGAGGCAGCCCAGCTGTTCTGGCGCCAGCTGGTCCAGGCCGATCGCGTCCTCGGCGAGTTCCGGTCCCACTTCGTCGGCAAGGTCAGCCCGGTGCACTTCTTCTGGGGCGCCATGGATCTGGCGTGCACCCGTTTCTCCGGTCGTGGGGCACCCGAACACCCCGGCGGCGCCCCGAACTGCGGCGACTGGGTCATGGTCGAGGGCTACTCCCGAGAGTTGAGCAGCGCCGGGTTCTGGCCGGGCGGCGGTGACGAAGGCGCGTTCTACGCCTACGCCTACCCCGAACCCGACGGCTTCGCCACCTACCCCGTGGAGCCGGAAGCCGCGTACTACAGCGCCGAGTACCGCCAGTTCCTGCTGCCGTACGAGGCGGTGGCCGACTCCGACGACCCGGACGCCACCTTGGCGCAGTTCCTGCACAGCACCTACCGGGCCGCCGCCGACCTCGGTGCGTGGGACCGGGCGAGCCTGGAGGACGACCCCGCCAGATGGCCGCGACACGGACGCCGGCCGAGCTGACCCCGCGCCTCACCACACCGTGCAACCGCCTCGCCCGGGCGAGACGGACCGGTGGTCCTCAGTAGAGGTTCTTGCGGTAGTCCACGGCGATGCCGGCCCGGACGGCAGCCTCGCTGACGCCGGTGCGCACCGCGGTGGCCGCGAGCCCGCTCCGGTCGCTGCTCTTGACATGGTCGGCCCAGATCTTGGCTGCGCGGGGAAGGACGCCGTCGGGGAGGTGGGTGGTGTCGTCCCACAGGGCGGCGCGCTGCACCGCATCGCTGACCCGTAGGGAACAGTGCTCCACGTCCACCACCAGGGCGAGCTTGGGGACCTGGTCCTTGACCGCCATCGACGTCAACAGCTGCGGGTCCGTGGTCATCCGAGCCTGTCCCCGCAGCTCGAGCACGCGGTCGTCTCCCGGGCTCATCGCCAGGACCGTGACGGCCGGGCGGTCGAGCAGGTTGTGGAACGTGTCGGTCCGGCGATTGCCCGGCCGGTCGGGCACGGCCACGGTGTGGTCGTCGAGCACCCTGAGGAAGCCGGCCGGGTCCCCCTTGGGGCTGGCGTCGGCCCCACCGGCCCCGTCGCAGGATCCGACCACGGCGAAAGGCGCTGACGACAGGAACGCCCGTTGGGCGTCGTCGATCCGGTCCGATTCACCGGCGACGTGCTCACCGTTCTCGGTCGCTGCCACCGGCGGGGACCACAGGTGCGAGCGGATCATCGCCTTGCCGCAGTGCACGAACGCCTCCTCGACCACCAGACCGGTGTCGTCGATCCGCCCGTTGACGCGCAGCGACTCGCGCCACCCCGGAACGAGGAAGAGCAGCGCGGCTGCCGAGCCGGCCTCGGGCTGCGCGGTTCCGGCGTCGAACACCAGATGGTCGCCCCCGTCGGGGCGGGCGAACCCCGCGGCACCACCCATGACACCGGCGTGGATGACGCCTTCGCGGTCACGGTGCATCATCACCGCCGCGGTCGAGTACCCGAGCACGGCCGAGCAGTGGGCGTCGAGGGCGGCGATGGACTTCATCAGGGCGGCCAACGGCTGGCCACCGACCGTGCCCTCCAGCGCGTCGACGTCGCAGATCTCGTGCTTCACACTCACTCCTCGGGTGGCCGCCTCGGCAAGTCTAGGCTCGCACCTTGCCCCGGTGCGGGGCCTTCGCGGAATCGACTCGGGCCAAGGACGTCACGAGCCCTGAATCACCAAAGCCCCCGTTTCGACTGTCATTCCAGTCAGAAACGGGGGCTTCGGATCGGCGGTGGCGGTGGTGTGCTGGTTCAGGACATCGGAGACAGATCTCTCAAGACATAGGAGACACCTGCTGGTCGATGCTCGAGGATGTCGAAGGCTCGCCTGGTCATCACCGCGTTGTTCGTCGAGCACCAGTCACCCGCGGAGGTCGCCGCCCGCTACGGGGTGCACCGCTCCTGGGTCTACAAGCTCAAGGCCCGCTACGAGGCCGAGGGCGAGGCCGCGTTCGAACCCCGCTCCCGGCGGCCGAAGACCTCACCGACCGCGACCCCGCCGGAGGTCGTGCAACTGATCATCGCCCTGCGCCACGACCTCGCCAGACGCGGCCTCGACGCCGGCCCCGACACCATCAGGTGGCACCTGACCCACCACCACGGACTCACCGTCTCCGCCGCGACGATCAGCCGCCACCTGCGCCGCGCGGGACTCGTGACCCCGGCGCCGAAGAAGCGCCCCAAGTCCTCCTACGTCCGGTTCGAAGCATCACTGCCGAACGAGACCTGGCAGTCCGACTTCACCCACTACCGGCTCACTACGGGCACCGATGTCGAGATCCTGACCTGGCTGGACGACTGCACCCGCAAGGCCATCCGCGTCACCGCCCACCGCGCCGTGACCGCGATCATCGTCCGCGACCAGTTCCGTCACGCCGTCAACACCGCCGGAATCCCAGCCTCCACGCTCACCGACAACGGCATGGTCTCTCCCCCAAGCACTTCGTGCAGGGAGGTGCCCCCACCGTCCGCCTCGCCGGCCAAGGACGCCGCGGCGGACGCAACGCCCTCGAAGCCGAACTGCACCGCCTGCACGTCACCCAGAAGAACTCCCGACCCGGCCACCCCACCACCTGCGGCAAGGTCGAACGCTTTCAGCAAACGATGAAGAAGTGGCTCCGCGCCCAACCCGACCAGCCCGCCACCATCGCCGGCCTGCAGGACCTGCTCGACCGCTTCGTCGAGCACTACAACCACCACCGGCCACACCGCTCTCTGCCGCACCTCGCGACCCCAGCGACCCGCTACGACACCTTGCCCAAAGCACTCCCGGCCGGCAGCCGCGACGCCGACAACCACACCCGGATCCGTCACGACCGCATCGACAAGACCGGCTGCGTCACTCTGCGAGTCGCCGGCAAACTCCGCCACATCGGCATCGGCCGAGCCCACGCCCGAACCCACGTGATCCTGCTCGCCGACGACCTCAACGTCCGCGTCGTCGACGCCACCACCGGAGAACTCCTCAGAGAGCTGGTCATCGACCTCACCAAGGACTATCAACCCCGGAAATGAGAACACCCGAACCTGCGAATACAGGTTCGGGTGTCTCCGATCTCTTGAGAGATCACACGGCGGTGGCGGTGGGATTTGAACCCACGCCGAGAACGGTCAATCTGTGCCAGATCTCTGCTGCAGCCCCGGTGGACTCGCTCAAGGCCCGCCCTACCCAGGCGACCCGGGCCGACCCGTTCGGCGCGATTCCGGCAGCCCTACCCGTTCGCGGCCGCGGACTCCAGTGCGTCGGTGAAGTCGTCCAGCGTGCGCGGCTGGAGGATCTCGCCATCCAAGAACAGGCTCGGCGTGCCGGTGAGGCCGAGCGACAGCGCGTCCTGGAAGTCCGACTCGACCCGAGCCGCGACGTCCTCGCTGGTGACGTCGCGGTCGTACTGCGCCAGGTCGAGTCCGAGATCCTCGGCGAATCCGCGGAACACGGCCGACTGGTCGTCCTGGCTCTCTCCCCAACTGGTCTGAGTCTCGAACAGCATCCGGTACATCGGCTCGAAGGCGCCCTGACGTGCGGCCGCTTCCGCCGCATGGGCGGCGTTGCGGGAGTTCACATGCCCCGGGAGCGGGAAGTAGCGCACCACGAACTCAATCTGGCCATCGAAGTCCTGGCGAAGCTGCTCGATCGCCGGATAAAGCGCGCCGCAGGCCTCGCATTCGAAGTCCAAGAACTCGACCAGGACGGGTGAGCCCTCTGGCGCATCTTGGATCACGTGACTGTCGGCGCGGAAGAGGCGCGGATCTGCGATCCCGCTCGACTCGACGACCGGCGGCTTGTCGCGCATCTCCAGTGCCACGAATACACCGAGTGCGGCCAGACTCAGGGTGACCAGTGCGGCGGTGATCACCGTTCGGCGGGTGGTCGATGTCTTGTTCATGAATCTCCATCGGTTGTGGTGGGCAGAGTTCGTAGGGTGGTGGGTGGTCCAGGGCTTGCAAGCACAGGATCGGCGGACTGCCGAGGCGACCGGGTCTGCACGATCAGCAGGACTGAGGCGGTCACCATGGCAGGACCCGCAAGGCCGAGCGCGAGCACGGCACCCAGCCACTGGTCCGCGAGGAGATCGGTGGAGAACGGCCGCTCCAGTGCCTGCCAGTAGGCCCCGCCCACAGGTGTGGTGGCCGAAAGGAGCGCTGCCGAAAAGCACGCCGTCAGGACGAACAGCGCGCCGGCCGCCAGCGCGCGCAGACGAGGTGAGCGGGTGGGCACCAGGCTGGACCCGATCACGCTCGTGAAGAAGAGTGTTCCGATCGACAGGGTGGCGATCTCCATGCCGAGGTGTCCCAAAAGGCTGCTCATGATCGTGGTGAACAGAGGAGTGAAATACAGGAGGCAGGCGCTGGCGATTGTGACGGCGAGAGCGACGGCCGGGTGGGTCGCCACACCGACGAGCTGCGACCGTCCTACAGAGCGGAGCACATCTCGGGGCGAGTTCTCGCCGGTCAGGCGGGCACCGGGCAAGGCCTGTTGCGCCAAGGATCCGGGGGCACCCAGAACCAGCAACGGCGCGGCGACTGCTGCGAGCAGGGCCTGGTTGGCCACATGAGCGCTGAACAGCACGTGTGAGTACGCGCCGAGACCGCCGGACGTGGCCCACGCGACGATCATGATGCCGCCGGACCAGGAAGCCGTGCGCCAGAGCGGCCAGGTCCGGGCATGGCGACGAACCGTGGCGACCGCCAGCGCGTACCCGACGGCACCGAAGCCGACGACCGCGAGGCCGACGCCGCTCGGGTACCAGCCGAGGACGAGACGACCCAACGTCGGCGCCGACGGCATGGGGCCGCCGAGCAGATCCTCGGCCGGTGTCAGGAAAAGCTCCCCGCCGGGCGTCGGGGTGCGCGACAGCGCCACGGCGATGCCGACCGCCGCCACCATGACGGTGACCTCCAGTCGAGCCATCGATCGAAAGGCGCCGCCGCTGCGAACGATCCGATGTCGCTGCCACCAGCCGAAGCCACCGAGGACGACGTAGGCCAGGAGCTTCAGTCCGACCAGCCGGCCGTAGGGAGATGCCGCCAACTGCTCAAGGTCGGTCGCGCGCAGCACGGCGCTCAGCACGCCGGAGATGCCGATCACGACGAAGCAGGCCAGGGCGACGTTCGAGTAGCGGCGGACGGCAACCTCCAGACGTCTGCTCCCGTGGGACGCGAGCCATCCCAGAGCGACCAGACCGCCGACCCACACCGCCACCGCTGCGACGTGCAGATAGAGACTCACGGAGGCAAGCGAATGTGACCCGGCGGAGGCCGCGTGCCCGGTCAGCGCCGACGGCGCCATGGCGGCCAGCGCGAATACGCTCCACCCCAGCAGTGCCCGGGTCCCGATCGTCCAGCGTAGAGCGAGCGCGAGAATGAGCGCCCCCAAAGCTTGCAGCGCGAGGCCCCGGCCGATCTCGCTGTCCCGCACGAGTGCGAGGAGGAGGTTGACCCGCAGGTCGCCGAGCATCACCGCGAAGACGTCTGCCGTGGTGGCCACCATGAGCACGATGGTGGCGACGCACCATACACCGGCGGCGCGTCGCGCGAGCCGGACGGCTTCGACCGCCAGTCCCTGGGCGTCTGGTCCGGGTGACGGCATCAGCAGTGCCGCGAGGACGAGGAACCCCACAGCCACGATGCCGGCGAGGTCAGAAGTCAGTGACGCGGCGGGTACGAGCCATCCGACGAGGACACCCGGGTCGGGGATGCCAGTCGTCGGCGGCCGGGGTTCGGCCCCGCTGAGCAGGAGTGATCCGGCAAGCGCCGCGAACCCGACCGTCGACGCAATCGCGATGCTGAGGCCGGTCAGCCGCCGGCCGGGTCTGCCGTTCGAAGCGGTACGAGGGAGGTGCACGTCAGTCATCTCCTACACCGCCACCGCGTAGCCGCCGATGAGACCTTGCAGGGAGTTCACGAGTAGTTGCCACATGCCGGTGATGAGCAGCACCCCGACGATGATCATCGAGGTTCCGGCCGTCACAGCAAGTCCGCGCTGGTGGCGCCGCGCCCAGGCGGCCGCCGTGAGCGTTCGCCGGTAGGCGAATGCCGCGGCGAGGAAGGGGACACCGAGCCCCAGGCAGTAGAAGGCCGTCAGGAGGCTTCCCCGGGTGGCGCTGCCTTCGGTGAGCGAGAGCGACAGGACGGCCGTCAGCGTGGGGCCCAGGCAGGGGGTCCACCCCACACCGAACAGCAGTCCCAGCACAGGGGCGCCCGCGAGTCCCACCCGCGGTCTCAGCCGCGGCGCTGCTCGTCGCTCGAGCAGGGGGACGCGACCCATGAACGCCAGGCCCATGAGAATCGTGACGACGCCGAGCACGATGTTGACGACGCGCTGGTGTTCAATCAGCCGGTATCCGACCGCGCCGAAGGCCAGCCCGTACGACATGAAGGTGACGCTGAATCCGGCCACGAACAACGCAGCGCCGAGCACCACCCGCGACCGAGACCCGCGGCCCAGGTCCTGCACCGCTTGGCCGCTCACATAGGACAGGTATCCCGGCAGCAGCGGCAGGATGCACGGCGAGAAGAACGAGACGAGGCCGGCGAGCAACGCGATCGGCGCGGCAACGAGAAGCCCGCCGCCGGTCACCTGAGTCGCG
The Aeromicrobium marinum DSM 15272 genome window above contains:
- a CDS encoding MarR family winged helix-turn-helix transcriptional regulator; this translates as MADPRAPGDPSPLSVEEEAAWRALARAVLVIPRVVDADLTQAYGISGTEYTILMYLSEAPETSLRMSQLANYVSISVSGLTRAVGRLEREGLVKRVRCSEDGRGQVAVITPAGMTCLRDAWPAHLRSVREHVMDHLQDIDLVAFAAAMRAVAWPEIGPPLRSGVRSRGDEP
- a CDS encoding pyridoxamine 5'-phosphate oxidase family protein, with translation MKHEICDVDALEGTVGGQPLAALMKSIAALDAHCSAVLGYSTAAVMMHRDREGVIHAGVMGGAAGFARPDGGDHLVFDAGTAQPEAGSAAALLFLVPGWRESLRVNGRIDDTGLVVEEAFVHCGKAMIRSHLWSPPVAATENGEHVAGESDRIDDAQRAFLSSAPFAVVGSCDGAGGADASPKGDPAGFLRVLDDHTVAVPDRPGNRRTDTFHNLLDRPAVTVLAMSPGDDRVLELRGQARMTTDPQLLTSMAVKDQVPKLALVVDVEHCSLRVSDAVQRAALWDDTTHLPDGVLPRAAKIWADHVKSSDRSGLAATAVRTGVSEAAVRAGIAVDYRKNLY
- a CDS encoding phosphatase PAP2 family protein, yielding MTGDGLPWPSWHHAAIASAISALAWLLLRRARPTRFRTEALPALHEFALIAGLYSIWRIARQLPFTHEAGALDRARQIDRLQNALHLPTEISMQQLVLADEWLARLTNGYYAVLHVPGLLLFLVWLFVRHRDRFPHWRNGLAFVTLGCLVIRFVRVAPPRFIEELGFVDLSDRFGFRVYGSGGEGVSDQFAAMPSIHVAWAAVVALGIFTSTTSRWRWVFVAHLPLTFFVVAATGHHWWLDGIVAVALLWAGLRLDTFFRSRRARSTRMPAVAEVNAA
- a CDS encoding (4Fe-4S)-binding protein, yielding MTRKTYPGPLVSVSFDGEICQHAAECVRGFPEVFDVARRPWIDPTRADTEPAAERLREVIGRCPSGALEIVESGSSPAGEEN
- a CDS encoding DUF5996 family protein; the protein is MTTDIDSPQAWPRLRVSDWTDTRETLHMWTQVVGKIRLSQAPLVNHWWQVTLYVSPRGLTTGAIPYRGGSFDLEFDFVEHQLRVRSSAGGERLVALSPKSVADFYLETMTALDELGIDVVIDVRPNEVDPATPFPEDHGHCTYDPEAAQLFWRQLVQADRVLGEFRSHFVGKVSPVHFFWGAMDLACTRFSGRGAPEHPGGAPNCGDWVMVEGYSRELSSAGFWPGGGDEGAFYAYAYPEPDGFATYPVEPEAAYYSAEYRQFLLPYEAVADSDDPDATLAQFLHSTYRAAADLGAWDRASLEDDPARWPRHGRRPS
- a CDS encoding cytochrome c biogenesis CcdA family protein; translated protein: MTGGGLLVAAPIALLAGLVSFFSPCILPLLPGYLSYVSGQAVQDLGRGSRSRVVLGAALFVAGFSVTFMSYGLAFGAVGYRLIEHQRVVNIVLGVVTILMGLAFMGRVPLLERRAAPRLRPRVGLAGAPVLGLLFGVGWTPCLGPTLTAVLSLSLTEGSATRGSLLTAFYCLGLGVPFLAAAFAYRRTLTAAAWARRHQRGLAVTAGTSMIIVGVLLITGMWQLLVNSLQGLIGGYAVAV
- a CDS encoding catalase, whose product is MTDEDQRPATTTDGGVPVASDERSLSVGPDGPLLLQDHYLIEQMANFNRERIPERQPHAKGGGAFGTFEVTQDVSAFTRAAVFAPGTTTEVLARFSTVAGERGSPDTWRDPRGFSLKFFTSEGNWDMVGNNTPVFFVRDPMKFQHFIRSQKRRAANNLRDHDMQWDFWTLTPESAHQVTWLMGDRGIPRTWRHMNGYSSHTYSWINAAGEHFWVKYHFKTDQGIETFNQDEADQMASADTDYHQRDLFEHLEAGEFPSWTLHVQIMPFDDAKTYRINPFDLTKVWPHADYPLQEVGKLTLNRNVEDYHAQIEQAAFEPNNIVPGTGLSPDKMLLARGFSYADAHRARLGVNYKQIPVNAPKSPVHAYSKDGAMRIAHATDPVYAPNSYGGPAADPQRTDDGGRWAADGEMVRTAYTLREDDDDWSQAGTLVREVMDEAARGRLVDNIVGHLLNGVSEPVLQRAFEYWRNVDADLGSAVESGVRAKADETDPKAGEQANKARSSMQDKA
- a CDS encoding DsbA family protein; amino-acid sequence: MNKTSTTRRTVITAALVTLSLAALGVFVALEMRDKPPVVESSGIADPRLFRADSHVIQDAPEGSPVLVEFLDFECEACGALYPAIEQLRQDFDGQIEFVVRYFPLPGHVNSRNAAHAAEAAARQGAFEPMYRMLFETQTSWGESQDDQSAVFRGFAEDLGLDLAQYDRDVTSEDVAARVESDFQDALSLGLTGTPSLFLDGEILQPRTLDDFTDALESAAANG
- a CDS encoding bifunctional copper resistance protein CopD/cytochrome c oxidase assembly protein, translated to MTDVHLPRTASNGRPGRRLTGLSIAIASTVGFAALAGSLLLSGAEPRPPTTGIPDPGVLVGWLVPAASLTSDLAGIVAVGFLVLAALLMPSPGPDAQGLAVEAVRLARRAAGVWCVATIVLMVATTADVFAVMLGDLRVNLLLALVRDSEIGRGLALQALGALILALALRWTIGTRALLGWSVFALAAMAPSALTGHAASAGSHSLASVSLYLHVAAVAVWVGGLVALGWLASHGSRRLEVAVRRYSNVALACFVVIGISGVLSAVLRATDLEQLAASPYGRLVGLKLLAYVVLGGFGWWQRHRIVRSGGAFRSMARLEVTVMVAAVGIAVALSRTPTPGGELFLTPAEDLLGGPMPSAPTLGRLVLGWYPSGVGLAVVGFGAVGYALAVATVRRHARTWPLWRTASWSGGIMIVAWATSGGLGAYSHVLFSAHVANQALLAAVAAPLLVLGAPGSLAQQALPGARLTGENSPRDVLRSVGRSQLVGVATHPAVALAVTIASACLLYFTPLFTTIMSSLLGHLGMEIATLSIGTLFFTSVIGSSLVPTRSPRLRALAAGALFVLTACFSAALLSATTPVGGAYWQALERPFSTDLLADQWLGAVLALGLAGPAMVTASVLLIVQTRSPRQSADPVLASPGPPTTLRTLPTTTDGDS